The DNA sequence ACAGTCTTTGTCCTGCAGAAGAGCCAGGTTGATGTCGTGTGTGTTGAGGGACTGAAGTGCTGCGGAATGCCGGCCTGGGAGCATGGTGACCTTGATAAGGTACGAGAGTGGGCGCATGAGAACCTTAACATTCTGATGCCACTGGTTGAAAAAGGTGCGAAAGTGCTCGGCCTTAACCCAACCTGCTCGATGATGATGCGACAGGAGTGGCCGGAGCTTCTCGAAGGTGAAGACCGCGAGCGCGCGAAAAAGCTATCAGAGGCAGTGATGGAGGCGCCGGAGTTTCTCTGGGGTATTCGTAAAGAAGAACGCTTCAATAAAGAGTTTCAAAGTACACCGGGAGTGAAGGTGGCATACCACGCTCCATGCCATTTGAGAGCACAAGCCAAAGGCTTCAAAGGGCGTGATATTTTAAAAATTATTCCGGAAGTCAAACCTAAGCTCACCATGGAATGTTGTGGCCACGACGGTACTTACGCAATGCGTGTTGAAGGGTTTGAAACTTCCATCAGAATAGGCAAAAAGGCATTTGACGGTATGAAAGAGGCGGATGCTGAGGTTTGGGCAACAGATTGTCCGCTCGCAGCATTGCAGTTTGATCAACATGCAGGCGTGCGACCGATGCACCCCATGACTGTTTTGGCGAAGGCCTATCGGCCCGACGGGTTCGAAACACGACTACTGACCGAAGGAGAAAAAGATGAGGAAAGTTAAGCGCGAAGAGATTTTAGAAGGCGATGCATACAATGAGCAGCGATCGAGTATTCGAGCAGATGTTCTGGCGATAAAAGAGCGTAGAAGGGTCCACGTTGGGGAGCACCTTACGTTCCTTTTCGAGACAGCGGATACGATGCGGTATCAAATTCAGGAAATGTTACGCATTGAAGGTTTGGATCAAGAGAAAGATATTCTTCATGAACTCAAGACTTATAATGAGCTTTTAGGCGGCGAGGGTGAGCTTGGTTGCACACTCTTGATTGAGATTGATGACGCCCTGCAAAGAGACATCGTTTTGCGTAAATGGAAAGATTTACCAAAGCATATGTACATGGCCTTGGCTGATGGAAGCCGTGCCATGGCAATTTATGACGACCGTCAAATAGGCGACGACCGATTGTCGGCTGTTCAATATTTAAAGTTCAGTTGTGGCGACCAAAAGCCAGTGGGTATTGGCTTGAGTCACCCTGCAATGGAAATCGATATTGAGCTAAGCGCTGAGCAGCGCGACGCATTGGCCATGGACCTCGAGGTAAACTGAGAGTACTCCGGGTCGCTTTTTGCCTTAAAGGGTTATTGAGCGGCCTGTGCCTTCTTCGCCATATCCAAAGCTACATCCTCAATCATATCTTCTTGGCCACCAACCGTCTTCATACGACCCAACTCAACGAGAATATCCCGTGATGAGAGGTTGTACTTTTTCGCAGCCCGTTGGGCGAAGAGAAGGAAGGACGAATAAACGCCCGCATAACCAAGCACGAGGGCGTCTCTATCGATGCGAACAGGTTGGTCCATCATCGGTACGATAAGATCCTCGGCAACATCCATGAGCTTGAACAGGTTGATACCATGATCTGCGCCCATTCGGTCGAGTACTGCGGTGAAGACCTCTAAAGGTGTATTACCGGCACCTGCTCCCAGGCCAGCTGCAGAACCATCAATACGAACCGCGCCTGACTGCACTGCCGCTACTGAATTGGCAACGCCCATCCCCAAGTTGTGATGGCCATGAAAGCCTACTTCTGTTTCGGGTTTAAGTTCGGCTCTTAAGAGACCTATGCGGTCTGTGACATCGTCAGGGAGCATATAACCGGCTGAGTCTGTGCAATAAATACAGTTTGCGCCAAAGCTTTCCATAAGCAGCGCTTGTTTAAGCAAGTCCTGTGGCGAAATCATATGCGCCATCATCAGGAATCCAACCGTATCCATTTCAAGCTTACGGGCCATGCCGATATGTTGCTCGGATACGTCTGCTTCGGTGCAATGGGTCGCAACGCGGATAGTGTGGACACCGCAGTCATAAGCCATCTTCAAGTGGTCTACAGTTCCTATGCCGGGAAGAAGAAGAGCCGAGATCTTGGCATTCTTCATTTTGGGAATCACTGCATCGAGGTATTCCTTATCCGTTGCTGCCGGAAATCCGTAATTGATTGAGGCGCCGCCTAAACCGTCTCCGTGGGTGACCTCAATCAGCGGAACCTGTGCTTCGTCGAGCCCGGTTGCAACCGCTACCATTTGCTCAACGCTGA is a window from the Deltaproteobacteria bacterium genome containing:
- the dmpG gene encoding 4-hydroxy-2-oxovalerate aldolase; translation: MNIKGKKVVLHDMSLRDGMHPKQHQISVEQMVAVATGLDEAQVPLIEVTHGDGLGGASINYGFPAATDKEYLDAVIPKMKNAKISALLLPGIGTVDHLKMAYDCGVHTIRVATHCTEADVSEQHIGMARKLEMDTVGFLMMAHMISPQDLLKQALLMESFGANCIYCTDSAGYMLPDDVTDRIGLLRAELKPETEVGFHGHHNLGMGVANSVAAVQSGAVRIDGSAAGLGAGAGNTPLEVFTAVLDRMGADHGINLFKLMDVAEDLIVPMMDQPVRIDRDALVLGYAGVYSSFLLFAQRAAKKYNLSSRDILVELGRMKTVGGQEDMIEDVALDMAKKAQAAQ
- a CDS encoding DUF3501 family protein, whose amino-acid sequence is MRKVKREEILEGDAYNEQRSSIRADVLAIKERRRVHVGEHLTFLFETADTMRYQIQEMLRIEGLDQEKDILHELKTYNELLGGEGELGCTLLIEIDDALQRDIVLRKWKDLPKHMYMALADGSRAMAIYDDRQIGDDRLSAVQYLKFSCGDQKPVGIGLSHPAMEIDIELSAEQRDALAMDLEVN